From the Chryseobacterium sp. G0201 genome, the window TTTCATCTGGTCTGTAAATCAACATTTTAGTATCCTCAGTAGCATGTCTGTAATAAAGAGTAGGATTAACAGTAAATTTCTTTCTTGAAATATTATAACCTACTTCGTATGAATCTACATAAGAAGGATTTAAGTCGATATTACCTTCAAAAATATTTTGATTGTTGCTGTAGTTAGGGAAAGGGATCATAAAGAAAGATCTAGGTCTGTCTATTCTTCGTGAATAGTTAACCAAGATTTGGTTATCTTTAGAAACATCATAACTTAAAAATACACTAGGGAATAAGTTATTATAATTTTTAGTTTTATTAAGAGGTACAAAATTAGGATCAAGATTGTCATAATTGATCTTCACATTTGACAGTTCATCTCTTAAGCCTAATTGGTATCCAAAGTTTCCTACTTTACTTTTGAATTGTAAATAGAACGCATTGAACATTTCTCTATATTCTGTTTTATTATTATAACTTGGAATAAAAGGATTGTTTGATGTACTGCTAACAAAATTATCGTAATCATTATTATTTACATCTATTCTGTAACCTGCTTCAAGTTTAGATTGCTCTCCAATTGGAAGTTCATAATCTGCCTTTCCTACAACAGTTTTATTGACCGATTTTCTACTTGTAATATCTTCGAATACAGGCAGATAGTTTTCAGTTTCAAGAATAGTGGAATTATTGTTACTTCTATTTCTTTGAAGACTTAATGATAATGATAAATTGTGACCATTATCATTAAATTTATGATCTAAACCTAAATCTCCTTGAAACGCTAAATTTGTATTTCTTCCAGTAGAATTTCTCTGTCCAAAAGAATTCATAGCATTCCAAGAATTTGAATCTTTATTATATCTGAAAAAATCATTATATGTATTCAAAAGCTCATTACTATCACCTTCAAAAGTTCTTACAACACCAGATAAATTAACAGATGTTTTTGGAGAAATATCATATACAAAACCAGCACTTAAGTTATAATTATTGTTGTAACTTTTATTTGTTGAGTTTTGCAATTGGTGAGATTGTATATCGTCAGGTTGTGTAAAAGGAGACGCACTCGGATTTACATTTGGGAATACGATATTATTATAGGTAGTTTCAGTATCATTCTTACTTTTATTTTCAGAATATCCTCCGCCACCATTCAGAAACCATGTCCAGTTATTCTTTCTCCAGCTTAGGTTGGTGTTAAGGTTTGTTCTAGGAAGGTATCCTAATGTACCAGTAATATTACCATTGAAGCCTACTTTTTTATTCTTTTTAAGAATGATATTTAGAATCCCGGAAGTTCCACTTGCTTCAAATTTTGAAGAAGGGTTTGTAATTACTTCAATTCTTTCAATCTGATCAGCCGGAATACTTTGTAATGCGTTAGCTCCATCGTCAATTCCTAAAAGAGCAGACGGTTTTCCGTTGATCAAAAATTTTACGTTTGTACTACCTCTCATAGAAACAGTTCCATCAGTATCCACAGAAACAGAAGGTACATTAGAAAGAACATCTTGAAGATTTCCTCCTTTACTTACAATATCCTGCGATGGATCATAGGTTCTTTTATCTAATTCAACTTTATAAGGCTTTGTAGTTGGCGCAGTAAGCACAATTCCTTCAATATCCTGAGTTTTAACGTTTGTAGCGCTTTTTTCAGGTTCGATAGATAAAGCTCCGATGTTTCCGGCTGCTGAAATTTGCTTGTTGATAAGACTTTTCTTGTAATCGATTGCCTCGATCGTAATGTCGTAATTTCCCGGAGTAAGTTCTAGCTTATACTGTCCTTTCTCATCGGTAAGGGTAGCATCACTGAATAATTTATTTTGTTTGTTACTGAATGTCACTGAAGCATAAGGAACGGGTTGGTTGCTTTTATTGACCACCGTCCCCGAAATACCTACCTTCTCCTGGCCAAAAGCAAAAGCAGCTGCCGAAAGTACAAAAGTAAGCCCTAAGGTTTTTTTTGTGAAAATGTTAATGATTTCCGTCTGATTCATAAGGTATTGTTTGTGTAAAATCGTGAAAGATCTTTCTTAATATTATGAAATCGTTAATTATGTAGATTTCAAAATAGTAAGGTTAGTTTATTATTTGTAATGTATATGTCGCTTTTGGAAGCTAAATGTTAATTATTAATTTGTTAAAATAAAGTTAAATTTATTTATTATTTTATATTTTTTGAATTCAACCAATCCTGATATGCTTTTGCATTGATGGCATGCTCTTCAGCACTTGCCGTGAATTTATGATATCCAAATCTTGCAGGATCTGCACACATAAAGATAAAGTTGTTATTTTCTGCATTTAAAACAGCATCAACTGAGCTTTTATCTACCACACAAATTGGCCCTGGTGGAATTCCTTTATTGGCATACGTATTATATGGAGACGGAGTTGTCAAATGCTTATAGAAAACTCTTTTTATAGGATCTTTAAAATTAGTTTGCTTATTGATGGCATAAATTACAGTAGGGTCAGATTGTAATTTCATTCCTTTTCTGTAACGGTTTAAATACAATCCTGCGATTGTCTTCATTTCATCCTTCTTTCCTCCCGATTCTTTATAGACAATAGAAGCCAACGCATAGATTTGATCTCTTGTTAAGCTGGATTGCTGCTCTTTAGCCTTCCTTTCGCTGTTCCAAAACTCGTTGTACTGACTGTCAAACTTGTTAAAGAATTCTTTTGGAGTTACCGTCCAGAAAAAATTATAGGTATCGATGAAGAAATATTTTTTCAGATCTTCAGCGTTATTATATCCTTTTTCTACTGCAATAGCATTAAGGTCATTCACAAATTTTAAAGAATCCAGTTCTGTTTTCTTGGTTACCTTACCAACCATTTGATAAATATCTCCAAAATCACCAATTCTAAAAGTATTCTCGGTCTGGTTTCCGGCTTTGATCATATTAACCAAGTTGGTGTTTCCTGTTCCGATTTGGATGTGGTAGCGACCGGCTTTTAAATATTTATCAAGATCTTTATCTTTTGCCACATCTTCGAAAGATTCTTTATTTTTAATATATGGAGCAATAGAATCTAATACCTGTTTAAAACTGGCATTATGAGGGATCAAAACATATCCGTCTTTTTCTACGTTGTTTCCGTAATATTTTGTATAAAATCTAAAACCAAAAAATCCTGCTATTACGATAATGAGCAGAATGATAATGAGAATAGCTTTTTTCATTATTAAAATTGATTAAAAGTTTTGTTGTTTTTAAATAAGATCTACTTTCCCTCTAAAAACCTGTTTTGCGGGACCTTCTAACCAAATATTCTGGAAAGAGTCTCCGTTTTTTTCAGCATAAACTTTAAGGTTTCCACCTAAAGTTTTAACTTTTACAGAGATTAGATTATGTTTTTGCAGAAAAGTTAAAGCAGAAGCAGTAACTCCTGTTCCGCAACTGTAAGTTTCGTCCTCAACGCCTCGTTCATAGGTTCTTACGAAAA encodes:
- a CDS encoding TonB-dependent receptor domain-containing protein, with the translated sequence MNQTEIINIFTKKTLGLTFVLSAAAFAFGQEKVGISGTVVNKSNQPVPYASVTFSNKQNKLFSDATLTDEKGQYKLELTPGNYDITIEAIDYKKSLINKQISAAGNIGALSIEPEKSATNVKTQDIEGIVLTAPTTKPYKVELDKRTYDPSQDIVSKGGNLQDVLSNVPSVSVDTDGTVSMRGSTNVKFLINGKPSALLGIDDGANALQSIPADQIERIEVITNPSSKFEASGTSGILNIILKKNKKVGFNGNITGTLGYLPRTNLNTNLSWRKNNWTWFLNGGGGYSENKSKNDTETTYNNIVFPNVNPSASPFTQPDDIQSHQLQNSTNKSYNNNYNLSAGFVYDISPKTSVNLSGVVRTFEGDSNELLNTYNDFFRYNKDSNSWNAMNSFGQRNSTGRNTNLAFQGDLGLDHKFNDNGHNLSLSLSLQRNRSNNNSTILETENYLPVFEDITSRKSVNKTVVGKADYELPIGEQSKLEAGYRIDVNNNDYDNFVSSTSNNPFIPSYNNKTEYREMFNAFYLQFKSKVGNFGYQLGLRDELSNVKINYDNLDPNFVPLNKTKNYNNLFPSVFLSYDVSKDNQILVNYSRRIDRPRSFFMIPFPNYSNNQNIFEGNIDLNPSYVDSYEVGYNISRKKFTVNPTLYYRHATEDTKMLIYRPDESQNVFYTKPINLGNDDRYGLDLNFTYDPFSWFKIMGSLDVFGYKTTGIAYYTTKDAQGNEKQNSMDFTGDGFSTRARLNTTFKLDKTLSVQLQGFYRGAQKTASQDTQDMYALNLGISKTIWKGDGTINFNIQDIFNTRSREVYTYSSDFTRRNYMQWQPRQFSIALTYRFKQGEKIEQPKKKKDINANDTGGDEQAPM
- the mltG gene encoding endolytic transglycosylase MltG — encoded protein: MKKAILIIILLIIVIAGFFGFRFYTKYYGNNVEKDGYVLIPHNASFKQVLDSIAPYIKNKESFEDVAKDKDLDKYLKAGRYHIQIGTGNTNLVNMIKAGNQTENTFRIGDFGDIYQMVGKVTKKTELDSLKFVNDLNAIAVEKGYNNAEDLKKYFFIDTYNFFWTVTPKEFFNKFDSQYNEFWNSERKAKEQQSSLTRDQIYALASIVYKESGGKKDEMKTIAGLYLNRYRKGMKLQSDPTVIYAINKQTNFKDPIKRVFYKHLTTPSPYNTYANKGIPPGPICVVDKSSVDAVLNAENNNFIFMCADPARFGYHKFTASAEEHAINAKAYQDWLNSKNIK